A single window of Solanum dulcamara chromosome 5, daSolDulc1.2, whole genome shotgun sequence DNA harbors:
- the LOC129890202 gene encoding mitochondrial pyruvate carrier 1-like has product MASFKAFLNSPVGPKTTHFWGPVANWGFVIAGLVDTQKPPEMISGNMTSAMCVYSALFMRFAWMVQPRNYLLLACHASNESVQLYQLSRWAKGQGYLQQNAAKAE; this is encoded by the exons ATGGCTTCATTCAAGGCATTTTTGAACAGCCCTGTTGGCCCTAAAACAACTCACTTTTGGGGTCCTGTAGCCAACTGGGGCTTTGTCATTGCT GGACTGGTCGACACACAAAAACCACCGGAGATGATATCAGGCAACATGACCTCAG CAATGTGTGTCTATTCTGCATTATTCATGAGATTTGCATGGATGGTTCAGCCTCGGAATTATCTTCTTCTGGCATGCCATGCCTCGAATGAGTCAGTGCAACTCTATCAACTATCACGTTGGGCAAAAGGTCAAGG